TCCTGAAGAGACTTCAAGTTGTGGTTACTACTGAATTTGAACACTTCATCAAACATTAATTTAGCAACAACGGGTTTAGGAAACCCAAACCCGCCAGTCCCGATTGCTGGGAACGTGATTGAATGTAGAGACAGCTCTTCGGTTTTCTTCAGGCATTCTTTGACTATGTCTTCTAGGTTCTGTATACAAGAAATAGCGACATTTGTGTCTGTCAACACGGTCTTTATTCTTTAATCCCAAACAGTGTCTGCTGGTCCTAAAAAACCCACCCCTCATTATTAAACATGCATCACACACCTTGAGGTCATTcaaactgaaataaatggagctGATACTCCCTGCTCATTACTATGTAACTTCAATACAGGATTCACATTAAATCCATTTTCATGTTAAATGAGCAGCACCTTCAAACAAAATTAATGCCCTGAAGAAAATTTATAAAGACTGTTACCGTCATGGCAGCGCCTCTTCCTTGATCCCATACAGGAACAACAGCATGGAACAGAAAGCTGCAGGCCAGATTACATCCACTTGTTTGGAACACAGACCCTTGAGTAGGTACTTGTCTTTGGATTTCTTCATTGAACTCTAGCTGGAGTGTTGGTCCAGCCTTCTGCAGCAAACTTTGAGAAAGTGGACCTACCCCAAGCCGCAGATCCATGCCAATACTGCTTACGATCACGTCCgtctgaaagaaaaacaaaacaaaaatatttcgaACAGGATCTTAAATGCAAGTGTTTACCAGCACCATTAGACTGTGTATGTCACACATGCTGCAAGAGGTAATGTGTTGACACAGACATGAGGTTCTCAGCAAAAGCTCTGCATACTAGGTATATAGAGGTGTCAATCCGTCATGGGAGTACAAGAATCCTGCATTTTGCTTCTTAACGTTCCCTGCAGCATTTTCTAAATTCCTCTGGAAGAGTTTCTGTTGTGCAGCTTCTCCTTTCCAGGGTAGTTTCCCAGCAGCACCAACAGAAGAAACAGCTGCACCAAAACGAAACTGAAGCAAATTTAGGCCAAAACACTTATGCCCTTGAGTAACTTAACACCCATGAGTAAGGCTGCGATTTTGTcatggacatttttagtaaaaggcaCGGagaggtcacgggcaataaacaaaaattcagggaagccatgacctgtccctgacttctaCTACAAAtgtccatgacaaaatggggagggaggagggtccagcaccctgccctgctgtggctgggagctgtggcccCTGCTCTTGCACAgtggctgggaggtgggagggacCCATGCCTGTggtggctggggagctgcaggggatccTGGGGactggggagctctgggggatTTCCCCCTCCAGGCAGGGAAGCTCAAGGGGTCCCCTGCACCAGTGGGGACGCGTCCATGGCAGCTGAGGAGCTATGGAGGGGACACCCGTCCCCCTGCCCGCGgtgactggggagctctgggAGATTCCCCCGGCGGCAGCTGGGGAGCTGCCGGGGATCTCCTGCATCCACGGGGACTGGGGCGCTCTGGGGGATCCCACCCATGGAAGCTGGGTAGCTGCAGGGGATTCCCCCCCAtggaggctggggagctccaggggaATCCCCACACCTGCAGGGACTGTGGAGCtgcagggacccccccacccacagcggCAGGcgtaccccgcagctcccagccaccacaggaGGTGGGggtaccccgcagctcccagccaccacaggaGGTGGGGGTACcctacagctcccagccaccatgagAGATGagggtaccctgcagctcccagccactgcgggCTGAAGTCCTGGAGGtctgcagaagtcacggattccatggcTTCCACGACCAAATCATAGCCTTACCCATGAGTTATGACTCTGATGTCATATACAGCTGTAACCTTggggctcttctccctccccacaactGAGATGGGACAGGATGCTACTTCTCAGAAAAGCAAGATCCCAGATATAAAACCTGGGTGGTAGACACTGAGGCTGTCTGTTTGCATCATAAAGACACAGTAAAGAGCAAAACccaccattttttgttttgtagtTCCCCTTTAACATTAAATACGGAGGAATTTTTAATGGGGTTATTGGGTTGGATAGGGCTGCTACTGCAATAGAACTTACAAATATAAAGCTTTCAAAGAGAGCAGCCAATGGCCAGTGCAATAGGACCACACTTTATGAAAGAGCACCACAACTGGCTGCGGTGAGTCAGCGAGGGGATGTttacttaaaagaaaaatcagggGCTGTTAATATGTCCAGACTACTGAGCTGCACTTGGAGCCactaatataaaaaaaaacacaaacaaacactaaGGGTGTAATAAGGAGTCACACTGGACTACACAAAGACACTCCAGATAAGCCAGTCTGAAATGCATCAGCTGAGCTCTGGATAAGCAGAGAGTGTGAAAACCAAAGTGCAGTTAGTTCAGGTTTCCAACCTACTGATCCAGCCTTCAGCAAAAGCAAATTAAGCAGCCGCTTCTGGTCTTGCTCTTTCAATACTCCTGCAGACTCAGACTCAGCACCATGGCGTTCCCCAGTGGAGGCAGAAGGGAAGGAAACTCCCAGGACACCCCTTGTACAGTAGCAAGACCAGAGAGGATGGCACCTCATGGCCTGGATTCCCTTCTATCAGCTTGGAGCACTATGAATAACAGTGTTAACCCATTTAACTTCAATACAGTTTGTTGAAAAAGCCAATTATGTTGTATGTTGACTCTAGAGGTGGACCCCAAATCACACTCAACTTAGATTGAAACATCCTGAATTTGTGGTAGTTGGGGGAAAACTGGGGTTTGGAACCCCCAGACGGGGAAGTTTTCAATTGGTTTTAGTGAGCTGAACCAAAACCACAGGGCCAAAAACTCTGGAACTTCTGAATGTTTGAAATTCAGACCTAGATGTAAACTTTGTGGCTTGGGTCCCTCTCCCATGTATTGATTTAATTAACACACCATGTGTGTTTCATTATAGAATACTCATTTTAGAAATCAAGTTAACCTAGTATCTTCTCATTTCCCAGTTAACTTTGAGAAAAATCTTTATATGAAACTGGGTAATATCTAATCAATTAAAACACCTACTGTAGCCTCCTGAATGTCTCTCTTCTCCAGGATGACACTCAGGCCTTCATCCGTTGTTACCATCTGGAGACCCTTTCTGTTCTGAGCACCTCGACTTTCTCTGGGCTCGTGGCCTGTTTTGGACTGAGGCAATAAACTGTGTTGGGGTGATTTCTCTGTGAACACTTCTTTCAAGGCATCAGTGAGAACCTGAACTGTTTTTTCTGCAAAGTCCACGAGATGAATCTCCTTCAGGCAGCTTTCCCCTGGAGAATCTTCCAAGGTTTCCTTGATGGATTTTGCAATTGACTGTGCACACAGTTTTAACGGGAATCCAAATATCCCAGAGCTGATAGCCGGGATGGCTATGGAACGATGATTGTACGTTTCAGCCAGGTGTAGGCTTTCCTTAATTGCTCTTTTTAACAGGCGCACGCACTTTTCTGGTTCGTGATCCCTCCACCTGGGCCCAACAGCATGAATCACCTGTTTACATGGGAGGTTCCCTGCATCTGTAATAACAGCACGGCCGGGCTGCAAAGGGCCTCGTTTCCGCACAATACGGTCACATTCTGTTTGTAGTTCTGGCCCTGCAGCTTTTAAAAGTGCCTCAGCAAGGCCACCAATATGCTTCAAGTCCTCATTGGATGCATTCACCACAACGTCAGCTGGATGAGTGCATAAATTCCCTTTATAAACTGCTACTACAACTCCATCTTGCAGGATCATTTTACAGCGGAGCTGTTTGGTCGTATCATTACCAGTTTCACCATCTTCTTTTTGTTCTTCTCCATCTTCTTGTAGCCTGATTAGACAGTTAAATTGTTGCTTTACCTCACTAACATACAAGCGttctttgtctctgaaaaatgCTTTGGCTCCCGGTTTATCAATTAACACATTTGTAGAATATAGTGAAGATAGAATTTGTTCAATCAGGTGGATGCCCTTCAACACTTCTACCTTTGGTCCACTCAGGGAAATACTTTTACGTGAAGTCTGTGTACCAAAATTAATTGTCACATCTTTCTTTCTCAATTCATGACAAACGTGGGATTTTTCCTTCTCTATGAACTGTACAACTGCCACAGACTGAACTGGGATTAATTTTTGCACCTGTGTGTTTCTATCTACAAACTCAGAAAGCTTTTGATAAGCTTCTGCTACAGCTTTAGAATAACCAGCAATAACTACTTTCTGATCTCCTTCAAGAGGGAGCAGGTCATCCATTATTAGCGTTTCCTGGGATGCATTATATGTCTTGTACAAGATGCTATTGAGTTCCCTCCATTCTCTCTTTTTGATGACTTCTCGGTCTTCCAGAGGAATGCATTTATAGTCTAACTCTGTCTTCATTCGTTCTTCTGCTTCTAAGAGAACTTTAGGAGAGTCTCCTACCAGCAGTACAGTATCATTCTCAAGCAGATAAAAGGCATTGACTTGATTTGTCACAAATAAGCTCTGTGACAGAGTTTCATTACTGATGTGCTGTAGGAACTGGAAAATCTGAGGATGAATAGTAATTGACTTCTGTGCCATgttctgcaccttttccagtATGTCACTTTTGACTTTATAAACTTCTGCAGCTACTCCACATAGGCCAATTGTCTTCTTTGCAGCATCATAAGAGATCTTCAAGCATGGATACGCcttgaaaatattttcctctaGCCCAGCATTGTGCAAAATTGCATACTTTCCTGGGGGAACTGACATAGTTATTTCTATATTTTGCTTTTCCCTTTCTGTTTCTCTCACAGCATTTTCCATATGTTCTTTCAGTTCTTCCTCCACATCCTCCACAGCCAACATGTCACCTGCTATGATAACTATTTCCTTAGAAATGTCAGGTATAGTCAAAACACGGTCCTTCTCAAATCGGTTTTGTATGGCTTCCCAAACCACTGCATTTACTTTACACTTACTAGCCTTGTACTTTGACATGACACAAGAGAACTCAGTGGAAACATCCTCTTTCCAAGTCCTAATCAACTTAATCATTGACCTTCTCTGTTTAGACAAAGTTGCTGAAGGACACAATATAATTTCTGGGTATGTACATTTGGCTTGGGGCCATTTTAGCTCACAATGGCAATTTTCCATTTCCTGGTTTATTTCTTGGACTAGTCTATCATGGCTCTGTAAAAACTGCAAGATGTAAGGATCCACTGGGATTCTGATTGGTTCTGGCATCTTTATTAGTGGTCTCTTCTTTCCATAAAGAGCTGTACCCAAAGAACTGTAGTACGGATGTACAGAAATTGGTGTTTGATCAAGGGAATGCTGCTTTCCCAAGACAGTGTTCAGatctaaaaattaaaatatacaaagaacttcaataaaaattaaaaaatcagccTGAAACACTATTAAATAGAATAATAATTTGTCTTGTGTGTCTATTTCTGTGGTTTTTGGCTTCCAAAACACTATTTTCagggttctgttttctgtttgtttcattAAGTACACCCAGGCATCGTTTAAATTCACAGTTACGCTTTACTATGAGGCCTTATTGAGAGATGGGCATGAAAGGGTGCCATATCAAAAGGAGAAGCAAATATTTCTTATTCTAAACTTTATCAAAAGAACTCTTGGTCCACTGTTCAACCAGAAAGTTACGTCAATTTTTGGGCACTTTCCTGCAATTTTAATTGGGATATAGACAATGCAAAGGAAAATGTGATTGATGAGAGTACAAAAAGTGTCATTACCATGAGCCAGGTTATACATCAAAGTCTAATATACTGAAACCTCTTAAGCAATCATTTAGCATGTTAGACAAAAATAAGTCAGTTACCAGAGGTCTTCAATTAAAAGTCAAACAAAATTATTCTGGAAACCTTGGGACTCTGACTACAGGGAGTTATTTATTGGAGGTGACCCTAACACTAGGATGGGGCATTGGTTTCATGCTGATTCAAAGGAAACATTGCAACCTACTGAATCATCACCACTTAGACATATCCCGTCCAGACGCAGAAGAAATTTGTCCCTGCTTAGCTTATGAAATCCAAACAGATCACAGCTCAAAGTGATTTAAAGAACCTGCTTTCCCCATCGTCACATATAATAAAACTACAGTGAAAAAACATGGATGtgtttatattaaaaaacaacatcCGAGAGTCATCAATCCATGCATAACAGAGATATTAAAGGTTATATAAAGATAACACAGGATGGAATGGTTCTGGAATCCtgaacaggcaacaaatacacaTGGGTATTTCTAGTGAATCAAACCATGAGATTCTACTTAATTCTTATTTAGATATGAACTTTTGTTGGGTCAAGTTCTGAGATGCTGAAAACCTGCAAGTCACATTGAGGCCAATGCTGAGTAGAGGTTGCACAACACCTCCTGGAAAGAACTCAGAACCTTGGAACAGGGCCTAAGCACTTTACTTTTATGACACCAAACCCGACCTGGGTCTCTTATTAGTAGTGTAGCCATTTACTTTCAGACACCAAGCTGGTTAACCATTTTCTAAGAATATCATGTTCATTTTCTAATGAAAAGACGTACTGAAAGTGAGACGGTATTACCTTTGTGATCACAAAAAGTAATGATAGCTGACTTCTCCTCACGGAAATGCTGAACATCTAATACTGGGCCACCTCCATTCTTTGGACTTTCAAAGTAGATGGTTATATAATCTTTAGGAACATTAGATGGTATGTTTTCAGCCTTGATGCTCTGTGTCAATTCAAGAAGCCTGGCAGTAATTTTTAAGTTTTTCATTCTGTTGTTTTGGGCACATAGGTCCAAAAATTCCACGGTGTCTGAAATCAGAAAAAAGGCATTCGTGAAACATTCTTTACTGTATCATTCTTAGGGCTCAGCTATGATTTCTGCAATGGTACTGAGTGTGGGTTGGTTCTGTTTACACCTGGAATGAAACCATTTTCAGCACTGGGCAAGTTTCCTAGTGTAAATACCACAGTGTCTGtgacaatgaattccacaggccaATTGTGTAAtaaggtatttatttattttgtaatacATTATTTCCAGTAATTAGTTTTAAATTAATTGTCTTCCAATTTCATTCGCTGTccttttgttcttgtgttatcaTAAAGGTAAAATAGGAACACGCAATTTACTTTCTCAATACTATTCATTATTGTATTTCTCTGACGTGTCTCCTATTAATCTCTTCTGCAAGATAAGTAGTtctaatctttttaatctcttgtcATATGGGAGTGTTTCCATACTGCTCATATTTTCAACCCATCTCTGGACTCCATCCACTCCTATTTCTgttatatcttttctgagatggaatGACCAGAATGAAACACAGCACTCCAAGTGTGGCTGCACCATCAATTTATGAAGTTGGAAAGAtaatattttcaatattattttctCTCAAAATCTTTCTACATCCTCACATTCTGGTTGCCTTTTTGATAatagctgcacactgagcagatgttttctggGATCTGTCCACAATGCTACCCAGGTCTTTTTCATGAGTGATTGTAGTCAATTTAGATCCCAATTTACTATTCACATTTCTTTTATGGCAATTCTTAATGCATTAGGTGGTAGCCTCCTTTTAAAACTACACATAAAAATTACTGGCAGTGTAGATTCTGTCTTACCTATACTTTTGATAAAGGTAACTACAGCAGCATTTATTTCAGGTATCATTTCCATGCTGAAGTCCTTGTCTCCCGATAAGCCACTGATAGTCTCCAACAGCATAATTAACATGCATTCTGTGACAGACTCCTCTATATTTTCAAGCACAAGTAGAGATGAAGTCGTCTGGGGGTGTTCTTGAATATTCTCCACACAGGGTGCACTATTCTGCACTGAATGTTCCTTTCTTCGCAAGACTTCCTGTACATCTAGTTTGACAGAAGTACAAATAAAAGGATGTCGCTGGGTTACAAGGCTGTACACACTCAATACATTTCATGGGGTAAATATATTAGGGCAAACTCAATATTATTTTACTGtctaatgtttttaattttttaaaactttcatctCTTCCTCTTAAAAGGGCTCTTGCTTTCTCTTCTGGAAAAAGTAAATGATTATGGGGACAAAAGCTTCGCTTAAGTTACTGGATACTGTAAAACATCAAAGGGTTGTCAGACCTATCTACAGGAAAATCACCTACAGGAATAGAGCCTCATCCACCACATCTAATAAAATGTCGAAAGCAcactactcctgagggcattctgcgccaaaaaaattaaaattctgtgcacaatattttaaaattctccaaagtttatttgtcaaataaatgtggaggttttagcatggcattggggagcacaggccactggctacaCAGAGATGGGAGATCTCTGTGCAACTCCCCCGCCACGggctcagcggtgaggctgcacccaactctgacacagtgcaaggatctgacctgccccagaaacaccccaggacgCTGCCCCTTTGTGTGGGCAGGCTGGCTCGGCAAGGCAGGATCCAACTGCGGAGGGGCTTaatgtggggggatccaggtatgGGTTGAGAGGATTCTGGGTGGGGCAATCTGGGTttgggcagctcagtggggaaTCCGCATgcgggggggatctggatgcacaggggcttgttgtggGTTCTGGGCGCAACAGTAATGGGACCGTTggatggggctcagtggggtggggatccagatgCACGTGGCTCAACAGGGTGGTCCAGCTGCAGGCGGAGTGGAGCTCACCAGGGGGAGTTCTgagtgcagggggggtgaggctcagcaggagggtctgggtatgagggagtctggatgcacgggggttgggcagatgggggagcagctccctgtacagggatccttctccctgcagctgaggagcaatggggagGGGCATGAGGGGAGTTTACAGAGCTTTCTGCAAcagggggagaaatctgggggtgggtcaaCCCGGACCCGGATGCtgttcaggggaagaggaagtcctgtcctcccagcccagctgtgactaGCAACTGAGGCtggcgcagggtaggagccaccagctgggtcttccccagtcctgcctcctgccctactgtgatttacctctctgttgGCTGTCCTGGGCACCTGAAACATTCTGCTGGAGAGGGTCGCATGACCGCTCTTGcggcttccctgtcagaaaatcatttttctgcaggaaagCAAAGAAATATGTGGGGAGACATAAATTCTGCGCATGCGCAGTGGCtcggaattcccccaggagtaagcaCACCTAAGCATAAACTGAAGATGGGCTTAAGATACAAAACATGGCTGCAGATCCAAAGTTTGGAGGTTTTTAATATTTGGGGTTATTTGGGGGGCCCATCTCTAGCATGAACTAATACAACATAGATGCTAAATTTAAGTACCCATTGTTAGAAGCAGGGAAGAGCTAAGAAAAGAAGCACTGAATAAACATTCAGATAGAGGCAGCTATTTACTGCTATAGTTTATTGTAATGTCTAAAATAGGATTGATGTTAAATTTTGAGAAATCAAAAATGTCTATAAAAGTAATTGTAACAACAAAAGAATTTCCTGGTTAACCTAACGTCCTTAACCTGAAGACTGAACATTACTTTTTCACTGGTGATGATTAGTTTTGCTGTCTGAGATACTATTCTCTAGaccagaagtgggcaaactacggcctgcgggccacatccagcccacgggaccctcctgcccgtcCCCTGAGCTCCTGCTCCAGGAGggtagcccccagcccctcccctgctgttcccctccccctgcagccttaGCTCGCCCAtccgccagcgcaatgctctgggcagtggggctgcgagctcctggggcagcgccgctgcagagcctggcctgacccggggctctgtgctgcacggtgcgTGGCTGTAGTGCCGCcggccaccggtgctccaggcagcgtggtaagggggcagagagggttggatagagggcaggggagttcagggtcgtggtcagggggtgggggtgtggacaggggtcagggtggtcagagggtggggaacaggggggttgaatggggacaggagtccgggggggcagtcaagaagGAGGATggattggatggggcggcgggggacaGTCAGGAGTGGGGGTTCCGGGGGTGATCAGGTGACAGAGAGAAAGGGggcggatggggcaggggtcccggggggctgtCAGAGaacaaggggggttggatgggacaggagtccttGGGGTGGgccatcagggggcgagaagtgggggcagatagggggtgggggctgggccacgccccgctcccctaaccagccctccatacaatttccaaaacccgatgcggccctcaggccaaaaagtttgcccacccctgctctagaccacaCTTTGAATGAGAAAGTTTACCAAAGTAGTGCTGGGAAGGGGGTCTAAGTAAACTCATTAACGTATTAATGAGATGTATCATTTTTCATAACAACATTTGAAGTTATCCCTTCGTGGTTCTGCATTCTGCCCACTGTGTCTTTTCAAGTTAGTATCACAACATGTGACTACACAACCTGACCCGAATACATGGGCATCGGTGTAACTATGTCATAGAACCAGGAAATACTTGCAAGCACCATAGTTCTGTACAAGAATCTTTAAACTCGAGGTATACAAAGATCCCTCACCTAAGCTTAACTCTTTCAACGCTTGTcctccacagcttccattggcatcccattgaaaccaatggaataTGAAAGACAGTTTTGGATGTACCTGTTAATCTGGTACGTTGACCAGACAGGTGGTGTGTTTTCCCTAGTAATGCCTAGAATTTTCAGTGACAGCCAAGGTATTTAAGGGACACACCATGGCTATTTAAACCTTGAAGGAGACAGGTTCATAAAAAGGAATGGAAAATTGTTAGTTTCAAGAGCATCTTTAGTTTGACTGACGTCGTCTTTTCTGCACAGGGAGGAGAAAAGTGTCATAATAAAGTCTCAGAGTTTGAGCACTCTTAGTAGAATTGTGGTATAGGCACTTGCTGATCCCGTCCCAGATAGTCCTGTTTCTCAGCCAGTCTTTCTGACCAGCTTTTGAAGCCAAACCCAGAGAGAGATGGTTCTGAACAACTCCCTACAGAAGTACAGGTCAGTGGTGAAAAAGAAGTTTTTACCTCTAGCaccaacattttcattttatcaAGAACCAAACTGTTCTTCTATATACTATATTATGAAGAACACTTTACCTTGCTCCTGAGCTTTGCCTGCTGTCTCTAAAGCCTACAAATAAAAAGACAGTAGAATATTAACGAACGACCTGATGCTCCTGCTATTGCTTCAAAGCTCTGGATGCTGCGGGTTTGGTTTGTATTTATTTACCTGTTCAGGATCCAACTCTTCCTGAAACACGGCCTCTTCGGTTGCACCTGTTGTTTCAGGCCAGCTGACAACCAGCTTTAATCCTCCTTTCTCTGGCAAATCGAGCTCATGGGTCTTTTTGTCAAGAACTCGTTGCCTCactaaaatacaaataaagaaaacGTCTAACCTTGGTAGAAAAGATGGTCTGTAGGTCTATGTGGCACTCTTATATCCTAATGCTCAGGGTATCGTGTCTCGTCTTCTCGTTTTGTCCCAATATCCGCCGGCAGCATTGTGGGCTTTTTTCTCAGCCGGGCCAGgatctggctttttttttttgctctgcgggcaccccccacacacacaccatgtgtcccgatattttcttcccctcatctggtcaccctagctgggggtgctggtttgaagtggtttccctcAGACACAGGGTTTACTgtttagttcaatggctctcagcacccacactgtacaaattgttccagcacctctgactACTTGTATGCAGAAAGTTAGCAAGAAATGTTTGCAAGATTAGAGTATCAGGTGGATCTAGTCCCTGCGTTATGAAGGGGAACCTGTTACAGAGACTTTCCATTGTGCATACCAACATAAATGTCATGATGTCAATGCAGACATACCAGAGGATTAACCTATCCTGGATACCAGATACTGATTGCGCCATGAAACTTGAATATGTTTACTTTCTTGTACACCATTTTTGAACCCCTGGCTCCAACtagtggattttttgttttttgttggtttttgtttttaaggctTGCTCAGCATCAAAGATACATATTTGGCATGTTTGTGATACGAACAAATGAACGGCCTTAatcaacaaaaaaaattacaaaaagaaaaaaagcattaCTTGTATCAGGAGGCCTGAGATCTACTGAATCTAACGTGTGTGGGATGGGGAAAAGGGACATACAGATGACACCCGCTTTTCCATTCAGGAGCTATGAGTCAATCGTTTACAGGAATATGTTCTAAAGAGAAGAAGcttgtaataaataataagatATTACACCAATATAGCACTTTCATACCCAGTGCTTTACAGAGCTTGGGGAAGGCTGTCAGTGCCCCTAACGTGGCCACTCAGGGGAGTAAGGTTTATTTCCACATCTCTGTGCAGCCTGGACAGATCATCATGAGATCGGTGCTGGGAGAGCTGGCTCTGGGGGACCAttactccctcccccagccctcaaaCATGAGCATGTGCACAGAGAATGGTAGAGACAGGCAGGAAGTGGGGACTGAATCagctccaaggccccaccccatgaTATAATGACCAACAGAGCTGGGCTGACACAAGCAGGAAGTAAGCTGCATCCTGTAAAAGGCTGCAATAATTTAAGTACTCCATTCTCCAAGTCACAAATCCTTCCCAAGGTTCCTTCTGGGGCAAAGCACTTAGATACTGCCCCTTATTCAGGGCAGGAGCAAAGGCTCCATCTAGCTCTTGGTAAAGTATTGTATATATGGAAGAAGTATTTCACCCagtcctgaaatgcagccacttctgggtggCATGCAGGAACTGTTTAACAGCACAGAGCAACACTAAACAACAGTGTGCTGACAAAATAATGCCTCCATCTGAACTTATTTTTACAACACTTAAGATTACGAAAAGAAAAGAGTTCTCTTTTTATAAGTTTGCTTAAATTGTGTATTTGGCAGCACCTTGTATATAGTAATTTTCTCTGTTTCCCCAATTCCTGTGGCTATTTCATCAAtaggagaaaatattttttaaatataaaaaattgcAAAAGCCAAAAATTGGCAGGGGGACTCAAAAGTACATGTAATACCCAAAACTACCTGTAAcctgttgtatttttttttaaatcactagaTTTTGAGCTGATCATATCCCTTTAAGGACAGAGGAGGAGACTATCCTATTTAATTAATCAACAAGGCAAATTTAAGTTAATGAGA
This region of Mauremys mutica isolate MM-2020 ecotype Southern chromosome 10, ASM2049712v1, whole genome shotgun sequence genomic DNA includes:
- the LOC123343355 gene encoding protein mono-ADP-ribosyltransferase PARP14-like encodes the protein MAGEAKCPFPLLVEGDWGGSGLPKTLRKKLLCYFQSGKKSGGGECEIRERPGQVLVCFAQEDVRQRVLDKKTHELDLPEKGGLKLVVSWPETTGATEEAVFQEELDPEQALETAGKAQEQDVQEVLRRKEHSVQNSAPCVENIQEHPQTTSSLLVLENIEESVTECMLIMLLETISGLSGDKDFSMEMIPEINAAVVTFIKSIDTVEFLDLCAQNNRMKNLKITARLLELTQSIKAENIPSNVPKDYITIYFESPKNGGGPVLDVQHFREEKSAIITFCDHKDLNTVLGKQHSLDQTPISVHPYYSSLGTALYGKKRPLIKMPEPIRIPVDPYILQFLQSHDRLVQEINQEMENCHCELKWPQAKCTYPEIILCPSATLSKQRRSMIKLIRTWKEDVSTEFSCVMSKYKASKCKVNAVVWEAIQNRFEKDRVLTIPDISKEIVIIAGDMLAVEDVEEELKEHMENAVRETEREKQNIEITMSVPPGKYAILHNAGLEENIFKAYPCLKISYDAAKKTIGLCGVAAEVYKVKSDILEKVQNMAQKSITIHPQIFQFLQHISNETLSQSLFVTNQVNAFYLLENDTVLLVGDSPKVLLEAEERMKTELDYKCIPLEDREVIKKREWRELNSILYKTYNASQETLIMDDLLPLEGDQKVVIAGYSKAVAEAYQKLSEFVDRNTQVQKLIPVQSVAVVQFIEKEKSHVCHELRKKDVTINFGTQTSRKSISLSGPKVEVLKGIHLIEQILSSLYSTNVLIDKPGAKAFFRDKERLYVSEVKQQFNCLIRLQEDGEEQKEDGETGNDTTKQLRCKMILQDGVVVAVYKGNLCTHPADVVVNASNEDLKHIGGLAEALLKAAGPELQTECDRIVRKRGPLQPGRAVITDAGNLPCKQVIHAVGPRWRDHEPEKCVRLLKRAIKESLHLAETYNHRSIAIPAISSGIFGFPLKLCAQSIAKSIKETLEDSPGESCLKEIHLVDFAEKTVQVLTDALKEVFTEKSPQHSLLPQSKTGHEPRESRGAQNRKGLQMVTTDEGLSVILEKRDIQEATTDVIVSSIGMDLRLGVGPLSQSLLQKAGPTLQLEFNEEIQRQVPTQGSVFQTSGCNLACSFLFHAVVPVWDQGRGAAMTNLEDIVKECLKKTEELSLHSITFPAIGTGGFGFPKPVVAKLMFDEVFKFSSNHNLKSLQEVHFLLHPRDTDNIQAFTDELESRTNGNFQAASSSPISFGRVSTPVLGVHEMQLGSITFQVATGDITKENTDVIVNISNSSFNAKSGVFKAVMEAAGPQVELQCATLALQPHSGFITTQGGKLMCGKIIHLVHQKDVKAQVSKVLQECELRKYTSVAFPAIGTGQAGQNPAQVAEDMIDAIVDFASTKAVQHVKKIKIVIFQPQMQNVFYASMQKREGETISPTSESWLSKLTSLLIGKKRHAGKKRGFVLEKKIELATFQICGESQKNVEATESWIKKLILKEQYENVIPDELIDCFGDAEAKKLSELQKSLHITIQVETKETPPFVRVSGITRDVYKASIKIQNLIKSIKDNQEEQSKAKLVSNLVQWKYSINNMPFTDFDPLTNMHLEDAKAAKKPHINIQLLMKDYKVDMKNLRATDKQGTVVIIQRKPKDEGKQLVAFPKEWCDMKQERVKVVMIKAAEQEYQDVQKMFLKTCSTFKIEKIERVQNPYLWQTYQIKKQSLDKKNGNPNNEKLLFHGTPSSSLSTINYNGFNRGFAGMNAAAIGNGTYFAVDASYSAQDTYSRPDVNGKKYMYLARVLTGQYCPGRGGLITPPAKNTTDPTDLYDSVTDNVGRPSMFVIFNDIQAYPEYLITFRR